Proteins from a single region of Anser cygnoides isolate HZ-2024a breed goose chromosome 18, Taihu_goose_T2T_genome, whole genome shotgun sequence:
- the LOC106041040 gene encoding C-C motif chemokine 5-like, with protein MNIIGAALSILLVAGLFSQAFSGPIGADTTICCFSYTSQKLPRSHVKDYFYTSSKCPQPAVVFVTRRTRQVCAKPDARWVKEYVNFLELH; from the exons ATGAACATCATTGGCGCAGCCCTCTCCATCCTTCTGGTTGCTGGCCTCTTTTCTCAGGCCTTTTCTGGCCCAA TTGGAGCTGACACAACCATCTGCTGCTTCAGCTATACCTCACAGAAGCTGCCCCGGAGTCATGTGAAGGATTATTTCTACACCAGCAGCAAATGCCCACAGCCAGCAGTTGT GTTCGTCACCAGGAGGACTCGGCAGGTCTGTGCTAAACCTGATGCCAGGTGGGTGAAGGAATATGTGAACTTCCTGGAGCTGCACTGA